A stretch of Campylobacter showae DNA encodes these proteins:
- a CDS encoding TonB-dependent hemoglobin/transferrin/lactoferrin family receptor translates to MNHLKFSLAALLILSNLNAKEAEVELKEVTVSGEASAENDPLQKKVGQSVKSAKELTKTQVSDNKDLVRYETGVTTVEAGRFGQSGYAIRGVEENRVAITVDGLHQAQTLSSQGFKELFEGYGNFNNTRNGVEFETLKQATISKGADSVRTGSGSLGGSVMFETKDARDLLLDKDYFYGYKGGYNTADNQTMHSHTLAGRFKWFDILAVQTKRRHHETENYGYKGYDDSVLGRTREKADPYYIKKTSSLIKLGFQPHEEHRFTFMSDTYKNRSQGKDLSYTLTLSSNRDEIIDTGLRYNDDMMDRKNRAFAYENFSETPLWDTMKFTYSNQKIKSRARTEEHCQAGENCAEISNPIGLQVKNNKVVDKYGGEVTLQRTQEIDPQYGGLTWVNRLVDSQGAVHDQNKFSINQNVSNTWLDCSIFDCSQPNIDVLKYDYATEQYIKSTVPLDKSYTDASTGKTFKQSSQSGYLITPYGKGYISRDWKERDLDTNTKQFNLDFNKYAKTGDVEHDIAYGLSFAKTEKSMTNKQGYDTTNNQWWAPKTLGTDFTGTPYTCENAPLTLLYALCPRTEPLTSFLIPVKTKEGALYLNDDMRVNDWLGINLGYRYDKIKYKPNYVPGSTPKIPDDMVLGLFVPYNPSPEPKWWDYADRDEWKIAHDAWKQEAPNNALANIKYIARDKKFTNSSYAIGADIDPLDYFRIQLKYSKGFRAPTSDELYLAFKHPDFTIQPNPDLKPEIAKTKELALTLHEDKSFITTSFFETKYDNFIDLISLGTKSYATGGGGNTIPFALYGNVNRSKATVRGFEINSMLHFGQISDSLKGFHASYKLTMQKGRVQTDNDGKVPMNAIQPTTAIYGLGYASPADKFGADIYVTSVASKKEKDTYNMFWRLDTDPYGNPYNTNSYSKWRSNAYTLVDVVTYVRPIKNLTFRLGVYNLTNEKYITWDAARSIRPFGTMNMIDRTTGLGINRFYSAGRNFRLNWEFTF, encoded by the coding sequence ATGAACCATCTTAAATTCTCTCTTGCCGCTTTGCTTATTTTGTCGAATTTAAATGCAAAAGAGGCTGAAGTCGAGCTAAAAGAAGTAACAGTTAGCGGCGAAGCAAGCGCTGAGAACGATCCGCTACAAAAAAAAGTCGGCCAAAGCGTAAAAAGCGCCAAAGAACTAACCAAAACGCAGGTTTCTGATAACAAAGACCTAGTGCGATACGAAACGGGCGTAACGACCGTAGAGGCTGGGCGTTTCGGCCAGAGCGGCTACGCGATAAGAGGCGTGGAAGAAAACCGAGTAGCTATCACGGTAGACGGCCTGCATCAAGCCCAAACGCTAAGCTCGCAAGGCTTTAAGGAGCTATTTGAAGGATACGGAAACTTTAACAACACCCGCAACGGCGTAGAGTTTGAAACGCTAAAACAAGCCACTATTTCAAAAGGCGCAGACTCCGTTCGTACGGGCTCTGGCTCTCTAGGCGGCTCCGTGATGTTTGAAACAAAAGACGCAAGGGATCTTTTGCTAGATAAGGACTACTTCTACGGCTACAAAGGCGGCTACAATACCGCCGATAATCAAACCATGCACTCGCATACCTTAGCCGGTAGGTTTAAGTGGTTTGATATCCTAGCCGTACAAACTAAGCGCAGACACCACGAGACGGAAAACTACGGTTACAAGGGTTATGACGATAGCGTGCTAGGTAGAACCAGAGAAAAGGCCGACCCGTACTATATCAAAAAAACGAGTAGCCTCATCAAGCTAGGTTTCCAGCCTCACGAGGAGCATAGATTTACCTTTATGTCAGATACCTACAAAAACCGATCTCAAGGCAAAGACCTATCATACACGCTTACGCTTTCTAGCAACAGGGACGAGATCATAGATACCGGTCTAAGATACAACGACGATATGATGGATAGGAAAAATCGCGCTTTTGCCTATGAAAATTTTAGCGAAACTCCGTTGTGGGATACGATGAAATTTACATACTCCAACCAAAAAATCAAATCCCGCGCCAGAACCGAGGAACACTGCCAAGCAGGAGAAAACTGCGCTGAAATTTCAAATCCTATCGGACTTCAGGTTAAGAACAACAAAGTAGTCGATAAGTACGGCGGCGAAGTAACTTTGCAACGAACACAGGAAATTGACCCCCAGTACGGCGGACTAACGTGGGTAAACAGACTCGTAGATAGCCAAGGAGCCGTCCATGATCAGAATAAATTTAGCATCAATCAAAACGTAAGCAACACTTGGCTTGACTGCTCGATATTTGACTGCTCTCAGCCAAATATCGACGTGCTAAAATACGACTATGCCACCGAGCAATACATAAAATCAACCGTCCCGCTAGATAAAAGCTACACCGACGCGAGCACGGGCAAGACCTTTAAACAAAGCTCGCAGAGCGGATATCTAATCACTCCGTACGGCAAAGGCTACATAAGCCGCGACTGGAAAGAGCGCGATCTAGATACCAATACTAAGCAATTTAATCTAGACTTTAATAAATACGCCAAAACGGGCGACGTAGAGCACGATATCGCATACGGACTAAGCTTTGCTAAAACCGAAAAATCCATGACAAACAAGCAAGGCTACGACACTACAAATAACCAATGGTGGGCACCTAAAACTCTAGGTACGGATTTTACCGGCACGCCGTATACGTGCGAAAACGCGCCGCTAACGCTACTTTACGCGCTTTGCCCTAGAACCGAGCCTCTCACGTCTTTTCTCATCCCGGTTAAAACAAAAGAAGGCGCGCTATACCTCAACGACGATATGCGCGTAAACGACTGGTTGGGGATAAATTTAGGCTACCGCTACGACAAGATAAAATATAAACCAAACTACGTCCCAGGCTCTACGCCTAAAATCCCGGACGATATGGTGCTAGGTCTTTTCGTGCCGTATAATCCTAGCCCAGAGCCAAAATGGTGGGACTACGCAGATAGAGACGAGTGGAAAATAGCCCATGATGCATGGAAGCAAGAAGCGCCTAATAACGCGCTAGCAAATATAAAATACATCGCTAGGGATAAAAAATTTACGAATAGCTCTTATGCCATCGGAGCCGATATCGATCCGCTGGATTACTTTAGGATACAGCTAAAATACTCCAAAGGCTTTAGAGCGCCGACTTCGGACGAGCTATATTTGGCGTTTAAGCATCCTGATTTTACCATCCAACCAAACCCGGATCTAAAACCCGAGATAGCTAAAACAAAAGAGCTTGCATTGACGCTACATGAGGATAAAAGCTTTATAACCACTAGCTTTTTTGAGACCAAATACGATAACTTTATCGATCTAATCTCGCTAGGTACTAAAAGCTATGCCACGGGCGGCGGCGGCAACACCATACCTTTTGCACTATACGGCAACGTAAACCGCAGCAAAGCAACCGTACGCGGCTTTGAGATAAACTCTATGTTACATTTCGGTCAAATTTCAGACTCGTTAAAGGGCTTTCACGCTAGCTACAAGCTAACGATGCAAAAAGGCAGAGTACAAACCGATAACGACGGTAAAGTGCCGATGAATGCCATCCAGCCGACCACTGCGATCTATGGTCTAGGATACGCAAGCCCGGCGGATAAATTCGGCGCCGACATCTACGTCACTAGCGTCGCATCTAAAAAAGAAAAAGACACCTATAATATGTTCTGGCGTCTAGATACCGACCCGTACGGCAACCCGTATAATACAAACAGCTACTCAAAATGGCGAAGCAATGCCTACACCCTAGTAGACGTCGTAACCTATGTACGTCCGATTAAAAATTTGACGTTTAGGCTAGGCGTTTATAACCTAACTAACGAAAAATATATCACTTGGGACGCTGCGCGCTCTATCAGGCCTTTTGGTACTATGAACATGATCGATAGAACCACGGGTCTAGGTATCAACCGCTTCTACTCGGCTGGTAGAAATTTCAGGCTAAACTGGGAATTTACATTCTAA
- a CDS encoding LysR family transcriptional regulator, translating into MINDFSKFYTFMEIVKERSFSKASRSLGISQPAVTLQMKKLEEMLQTTLIMRKKNGIVLTHEGEKFYKLCTQFESAMFRFKDELSRIKTDKVPLVIATTQLIAEAVISILLDKISQSVGSELDIRIKEQNELINYLKDRRSDIAIILEQSLDSSLLVKKLFDYELILVSNKKIAESVKPEELIKFKFIKDRTRTYLDDILHKHGVDAHALDVAYSLDGSIMVCRALASNHADTYVAFLPRFLIENELKNGRLFEINIAKFKLTRSVYAAALKENEEALHKFLKIKTSFNF; encoded by the coding sequence ATGATCAATGATTTTAGTAAATTTTATACCTTTATGGAGATAGTGAAAGAAAGAAGTTTCTCAAAAGCCTCAAGATCGCTGGGTATCTCGCAGCCCGCAGTTACTTTGCAGATGAAAAAGCTCGAGGAGATGCTGCAAACCACGCTAATAATGCGTAAGAAAAACGGCATCGTCCTAACTCACGAGGGCGAGAAATTTTACAAGCTCTGTACTCAGTTTGAAAGCGCGATGTTTCGCTTTAAAGACGAGCTGTCGCGCATAAAAACCGATAAAGTGCCGCTAGTCATCGCAACCACCCAGCTCATCGCCGAGGCGGTCATCTCGATACTGCTGGATAAAATCTCGCAAAGCGTAGGCAGCGAGCTAGACATCAGGATAAAGGAGCAAAACGAGCTCATAAACTACCTAAAAGACCGCCGCAGCGACATCGCCATCATCCTTGAGCAGTCGCTTGATAGCAGTTTGCTCGTTAAAAAGCTATTTGACTACGAGCTGATTTTGGTTTCAAATAAAAAAATCGCCGAGAGCGTGAAACCCGAGGAGCTTATCAAGTTTAAATTTATCAAAGATAGAACGCGAACCTACCTTGACGATATTTTGCATAAGCACGGCGTGGATGCGCATGCGCTTGACGTGGCGTATTCGCTAGACGGTTCGATAATGGTCTGCCGCGCGTTGGCGTCAAACCATGCCGATACGTACGTGGCGTTTTTACCGAGATTTTTGATCGAAAACGAGCTAAAAAACGGCAGGTTGTTTGAGATAAATATCGCTAAATTTAAGCTCACTCGCTCGGTCTATGCCGCCGCACTAAAAGAAAACGAGGAAGCGCTGCATAAATTTTTAAAGATTAAGACTAGTTTTAATTTTTAA
- a CDS encoding ATP-dependent helicase translates to MPDLLDELNESQREAASHTDGAMLILAGAGSGKTKTITTRLAYLISELGIPPSNTLTLTFTNKAASEMRARALKMLGDAGKNFTPLLCTFHKFGLLFLKFYIDRLKRKNNFVIIDTDDKKRILKGFEGDIPTSVLASEISNFKNSLLSVEEVLNHGGMFANGHNFKDGYHAKLANIYKLYEEYLAANNLVDFDDLLCLSYKILDEDEALAREISRRYAYVMVDEYQDTNDLQYRLLRKLCLTHENIAVVGDDDQSIYGWRGAKIENILNFKDQFKDAKVIRLEQNYRSTSQILRAANELIDHNRNRLGKELKSTKEGGEDVALMESDDETMESLKVAKRIKKLLDSGAQASDIAILYRINALSRSLEEGLTKEKIPYKMVGGVKFYERAEVKDVISYLRLVANENDDFSLKRVINRPKRGLGKVSLAKIEKIAFEHKFSLFEAISSLDENDKDLSKKIVSSLGEFAANLRELKECDSPYELVDKLEAKFGIKKYYESLPDGSERVANIDEFYATIKDQIRQNPSFSIEEFLNEIALQSEQDNIGGEAISIMSIHASKGLEFEHLFVIGLEEGFFPLLGDGSDIEEERRLAYVAITRAKKTLTLSFVNSRFYKGQRTRLEKSRFLSEAGVCSGSLIIQTQTQTAGEYKKGDLVKHKIFGIGRVTAVTKIKKELKLTINFGGISREIMSSFVEKAV, encoded by the coding sequence ATGCCCGATTTACTAGACGAACTCAACGAAAGCCAGCGCGAGGCGGCCTCGCATACCGATGGAGCGATGCTGATTTTAGCCGGGGCCGGCAGCGGAAAAACCAAAACCATCACTACTCGCCTAGCCTATCTCATAAGCGAGCTAGGCATCCCGCCGTCAAATACCCTAACGCTAACCTTCACCAACAAAGCCGCAAGCGAAATGCGAGCCCGCGCGCTAAAAATGCTGGGCGACGCAGGTAAAAATTTTACTCCGCTGCTTTGCACTTTTCACAAATTCGGGCTTTTGTTTTTGAAATTTTACATCGACCGACTAAAGCGCAAAAACAACTTCGTCATCATCGATACCGACGATAAAAAGCGTATCTTAAAAGGCTTTGAGGGCGACATCCCGACCTCGGTGCTAGCTAGCGAGATCTCAAATTTCAAAAACTCGCTTTTAAGCGTAGAAGAGGTGCTAAATCACGGCGGTATGTTTGCAAACGGGCATAATTTTAAAGACGGCTACCACGCAAAGCTAGCAAACATCTACAAGCTTTACGAGGAGTATCTGGCGGCAAATAACCTCGTGGATTTTGACGACCTGCTCTGCCTTAGCTATAAAATTTTAGACGAGGACGAGGCTCTAGCGCGCGAGATCTCGCGCAGGTATGCCTACGTGATGGTGGACGAGTATCAAGACACCAACGACCTTCAGTACAGACTCCTGCGCAAACTCTGCCTAACGCACGAAAATATCGCGGTCGTGGGCGACGACGACCAGAGTATCTACGGCTGGCGCGGCGCGAAAATCGAAAATATATTAAATTTTAAAGATCAGTTTAAAGACGCCAAAGTCATAAGACTAGAGCAAAACTACCGCTCGACGAGTCAAATTTTACGCGCGGCAAACGAACTCATCGACCATAACAGAAACCGCCTAGGCAAGGAGCTAAAAAGCACCAAAGAAGGCGGCGAGGACGTCGCGCTGATGGAATCAGACGACGAAACGATGGAGAGCCTAAAGGTAGCCAAACGCATCAAAAAGCTGCTTGATAGCGGCGCGCAGGCTAGCGATATCGCGATCTTGTACCGCATAAACGCCCTCTCTCGCTCGCTCGAAGAAGGCCTAACCAAAGAAAAAATCCCGTATAAGATGGTCGGTGGAGTTAAATTCTACGAGCGCGCCGAGGTCAAAGACGTCATCAGCTACCTAAGGCTGGTCGCAAACGAGAACGACGACTTCTCGCTAAAGCGCGTCATCAACCGCCCAAAACGCGGCCTTGGCAAGGTAAGCCTCGCAAAGATCGAAAAGATCGCCTTCGAGCATAAATTTTCGCTATTTGAAGCGATATCTAGCCTGGACGAAAACGACAAAGATCTAAGCAAAAAGATCGTCTCGAGCCTTGGCGAATTTGCGGCAAATTTAAGAGAGCTAAAAGAGTGCGACTCGCCGTACGAGCTAGTAGATAAACTAGAAGCGAAATTCGGCATCAAAAAATACTACGAGAGCTTGCCCGACGGCTCCGAGCGCGTGGCGAACATCGACGAGTTTTACGCTACGATCAAGGATCAAATCAGGCAAAATCCAAGCTTTTCTATCGAGGAGTTTTTAAACGAGATCGCGCTACAAAGCGAGCAGGATAACATCGGCGGCGAGGCGATCTCGATCATGAGTATCCACGCTAGCAAGGGGCTTGAGTTCGAGCATCTTTTCGTGATCGGGCTTGAGGAGGGATTTTTCCCGCTTCTTGGCGACGGTAGCGACATCGAGGAGGAGCGGCGCCTAGCCTACGTCGCCATCACCCGCGCCAAAAAAACCCTGACGCTAAGCTTTGTAAATTCGCGTTTTTATAAAGGGCAGCGAACGAGGCTGGAAAAGAGCAGATTTTTAAGCGAAGCTGGCGTTTGCAGCGGTAGCCTCATCATCCAAACGCAAACGCAGACCGCAGGCGAATACAAAAAGGGCGATCTCGTCAAGCACAAAATTTTCGGTATCGGGCGCGTGACGGCGGTAACGAAGATCAAAAAAGAGCTAAAGCTAACGATAAATTTCGGCGGAATTAGCCGCGAGATAATGTCTAGCTTCGTCGAAAAAGCGGTATGA
- the truB gene encoding tRNA pseudouridine(55) synthase TruB, producing the protein MNALFVANKPAGISSNHFLSRLKRKYGVKKAGFSGTLDPFASGCLIVALGNHTRLFNYIDKTPKIYKATMWLGATSASLDNENIEDIALCQPLNLADVKAALAELKGEITYVPPKFSAKHVDGKRAYELARAGEEFELKSQTMSVFDVNLTAYMHPFLSFRISVSEGSYVRSYAQILAAKLGVKATLSALKRVSEGKFVYENERFLNPLDFILLPRNEYLGDPADVMLGKKLSAEKLKFGAEGLYLINFDEFFSIIEIKDETVTYKLNKVEKC; encoded by the coding sequence ATGAACGCGCTTTTTGTCGCAAATAAGCCGGCAGGCATAAGCTCGAATCATTTTTTAAGCAGGCTAAAGCGCAAATACGGCGTCAAAAAAGCTGGCTTTTCGGGCACGCTAGATCCCTTTGCCAGCGGCTGCCTAATCGTAGCTCTAGGCAATCACACGCGGCTTTTTAACTACATAGATAAAACGCCCAAAATCTACAAAGCGACGATGTGGCTGGGTGCGACGAGCGCTAGCCTAGATAACGAAAATATCGAGGATATCGCGCTTTGCCAGCCATTAAATTTAGCGGACGTAAAAGCGGCGCTAGCCGAGCTAAAAGGCGAGATCACATACGTACCGCCTAAATTTAGCGCCAAGCACGTAGACGGCAAGCGCGCGTACGAGCTAGCAAGAGCGGGCGAAGAGTTTGAGCTAAAAAGCCAAACGATGAGCGTTTTTGACGTAAATTTGACTGCGTATATGCATCCGTTTTTGAGCTTTCGCATTAGCGTTAGCGAGGGCTCGTACGTGCGCTCGTACGCTCAAATTTTAGCCGCAAAGCTTGGCGTAAAAGCAACTCTAAGCGCGCTAAAACGCGTGAGCGAGGGTAAATTTGTTTACGAAAACGAGCGATTTTTAAATCCGCTTGATTTTATCTTATTGCCGCGAAACGAATATCTGGGCGACCCCGCGGACGTAATGCTGGGCAAAAAACTGAGCGCAGAAAAGCTAAAATTTGGCGCCGAAGGGCTATATTTAATAAACTTTGATGAATTTTTTAGTATCATTGAAATCAAAGACGAAACCGTAACATATAAACTAAATAAGGTCGAAAAATGCTAA
- the csrA gene encoding carbon storage regulator CsrA, whose protein sequence is MLILARKEDESIMLGNDIKITVVGISKGGVKIGIDAPKNMMILRSELVEDVAAENKQALNGAGEASLKELSDKIVK, encoded by the coding sequence ATGCTAATACTCGCAAGAAAAGAAGACGAAAGCATAATGCTGGGAAACGATATCAAAATCACGGTCGTAGGCATCTCAAAAGGCGGCGTAAAAATCGGCATCGACGCGCCTAAAAATATGATGATCCTGCGCTCGGAGCTAGTAGAAGACGTAGCGGCAGAAAATAAACAAGCCCTAAACGGTGCGGGCGAAGCGAGCCTAAAAGAGCTGAGCGATAAAATCGTAAAATAA
- a CDS encoding 4-(cytidine 5'-diphospho)-2-C-methyl-D-erythritol kinase — protein MKSYAKINSFLKIVGTRGNYHEIVSRFVLRREIYDEIFFEKADGFALECDNENIENNIVLKAKFELEKAGFKNELDEFFASHKIVIKKQIPLGAGLGGGSSNAATFLKMANEELNLKLTRENLMKIGAHIGADVAFFASGFDAANVSGIGEIISEFNDEVPEVEILTPGVFCSTPAVYGEFRANFMDSIDVNLAAKMREMTTAQLLERYENHKLNDLFAPCFKIYPQMDKFKDFFLSGSGASVFFLK, from the coding sequence ATGAAAAGCTACGCGAAAATCAACTCCTTTTTAAAGATCGTCGGCACTCGCGGCAACTACCACGAGATCGTCTCTCGCTTTGTTTTGAGGCGCGAGATATATGACGAAATTTTCTTTGAAAAAGCGGACGGCTTCGCGCTTGAGTGCGATAACGAAAATATCGAAAATAATATCGTTTTAAAGGCTAAATTTGAACTTGAAAAAGCGGGCTTTAAAAACGAGTTGGACGAGTTTTTCGCCTCACATAAAATCGTGATAAAAAAGCAAATCCCGCTAGGCGCGGGCCTTGGCGGAGGCAGCTCAAACGCGGCTACGTTTTTAAAGATGGCGAACGAGGAGTTAAATTTAAAACTAACTCGCGAAAATTTGATGAAAATAGGCGCACATATCGGCGCGGACGTGGCGTTTTTCGCTAGCGGATTTGACGCGGCAAACGTTAGCGGTATCGGCGAGATAATAAGCGAGTTTAACGACGAAGTGCCGGAGGTAGAAATTTTAACGCCCGGCGTCTTTTGCTCGACGCCTGCGGTTTACGGCGAATTTAGAGCAAATTTTATGGATAGTATCGACGTAAATTTGGCGGCAAAAATGCGCGAAATGACGACGGCGCAGCTGCTGGAGCGATACGAAAATCATAAACTAAACGATCTTTTTGCGCCGTGTTTTAAAATTTACCCGCAGATGGATAAATTTAAAGATTTTTTCCTAAGCGGCAGCGGCGCGAGCGTGTTTTTCTTAAAATAA
- the smpB gene encoding SsrA-binding protein SmpB encodes MGKDLAKNKKALFDFSIIETFEAGIVLKGSEVKALRAGRANLKDSFARVIKGELFLLNAHISHLNTTHSAFRPDERAPRKLLMHRKQIDKIFGQVTQEGLTLVVLALYLNDKNIVKARVALAKGKNLHDKRETIKRKEADKEARAAMKKYA; translated from the coding sequence ATGGGTAAGGATTTAGCCAAAAATAAAAAGGCGCTGTTTGACTTTAGCATTATCGAAACCTTCGAGGCGGGCATCGTGCTAAAAGGTAGCGAGGTAAAGGCTCTACGGGCAGGCCGAGCCAATCTAAAAGATAGCTTCGCACGCGTGATAAAGGGCGAGCTGTTTTTGCTAAACGCGCACATCAGCCACCTAAACACGACGCACTCGGCGTTTCGCCCGGACGAGCGGGCTCCGAGAAAGCTACTGATGCACCGCAAGCAGATAGATAAAATTTTCGGTCAAGTCACGCAAGAGGGCCTCACGCTAGTCGTTTTAGCGCTCTATCTAAACGATAAAAACATCGTAAAGGCACGGGTCGCGCTGGCAAAAGGTAAAAATTTGCACGATAAGCGCGAGACGATAAAACGCAAAGAAGCCGACAAAGAGGCGCGTGCGGCTATGAAAAAATACGCTTAA
- a CDS encoding tautomerase family protein produces the protein MPYVNIKITKEKEAVSAEQKRALIAGVTKLLGDTLKRDASRTVVVIEEVSTDDYGFGGESITELRSKQGK, from the coding sequence ATGCCCTACGTAAATATAAAAATCACAAAAGAAAAAGAGGCCGTAAGCGCAGAGCAAAAGCGCGCACTCATAGCAGGCGTGACAAAGCTGCTGGGCGATACGCTAAAGCGCGACGCGAGCAGAACCGTCGTCGTGATAGAGGAAGTCAGCACCGACGACTACGGATTTGGCGGCGAAAGCATAACTGAACTAAGATCAAAACAAGGAAAATAA
- a CDS encoding TlpA family protein disulfide reductase, translating into MKKTIKAIFAALACAIFLAGCGEDETAKAPAKIEGYKTGEEIALKSVFGKDLTLKRVEGGFVIKGDEDKILMFDIFGTFCPPCQKEAPDLTKFQIDNLNDFTIVGLTHFENVTNEYVVENFAQKYNAFYFISNDIKTNDRLSAQILEDIKYERLESVPIKMVLKGGVYQELTDVDSGKFGVKYYLGGIHLDAMTKDYERIKNAR; encoded by the coding sequence ATGAAAAAAACCATTAAGGCGATTTTTGCGGCTTTGGCCTGCGCGATATTTTTAGCAGGTTGCGGCGAGGACGAGACGGCAAAGGCTCCTGCAAAGATAGAGGGCTATAAAACGGGCGAGGAGATCGCGCTAAAGAGCGTGTTTGGCAAAGATCTCACGCTAAAGCGCGTCGAGGGCGGCTTTGTTATCAAAGGCGATGAGGATAAAATTTTGATGTTTGATATATTCGGCACGTTTTGTCCACCGTGTCAAAAAGAAGCGCCCGATCTCACCAAATTTCAGATCGACAATCTAAACGACTTTACGATCGTGGGGCTCACGCACTTTGAAAACGTCACGAACGAGTACGTCGTGGAAAATTTCGCGCAAAAATACAACGCCTTTTACTTTATCTCAAACGACATAAAGACCAACGACAGGCTTTCGGCGCAAATTTTAGAGGATATAAAATACGAGCGACTCGAGAGCGTGCCGATAAAAATGGTGCTAAAAGGCGGCGTATATCAGGAGCTAACCGACGTAGATAGCGGAAAATTCGGCGTGAAATACTACCTAGGCGGCATCCATCTAGACGCGATGACGAAAGATTACGAGAGAATAAAAAATGCCCGCTAA
- a CDS encoding ATP-dependent Clp protease adaptor ClpS, which yields MPAKTATERERDVAIKEKPEFPRKFKVILLNDDVTSMDFVVGVLVEIFHHTAQSAVAVMLKIHNEGSGVAGIYNKEIAQTKQNQTLKAAAAAGYPLKAVVEEE from the coding sequence ATGCCCGCTAAAACCGCCACCGAGCGGGAGCGAGACGTCGCGATAAAGGAAAAACCCGAATTTCCGCGCAAATTTAAGGTTATTTTGCTAAACGACGACGTTACGAGTATGGATTTCGTCGTGGGCGTGCTGGTCGAGATTTTTCACCACACAGCCCAAAGCGCGGTAGCCGTGATGCTAAAAATACACAACGAAGGTAGCGGAGTGGCGGGTATATACAATAAAGAGATCGCCCAAACCAAACAAAACCAAACGCTAAAAGCCGCAGCCGCCGCGGGCTACCCGCTAAAGGCCGTCGTCGAGGAAGAGTAG